A stretch of Dysidea avara chromosome 5, odDysAvar1.4, whole genome shotgun sequence DNA encodes these proteins:
- the LOC136256660 gene encoding cell adhesion molecule DSCAM-like, whose amino-acid sequence MACVPNNNGFTYKWEKKNDDLLARVKEITSPDLVLSNLQPKDSGEYRCIVSNSTGKIVSKYKQVKVTVSPPDVILHPSSVTVSATGKAVFQCVVKGYGNIMVEWRKLDSRLPITATINNIKSLNTVTSTLEIKESIGYYKGSYYCSASNGAGVVNSTVAFLNVSVRCAEIIRPPVFNEVLPGGTATFPCLAWSYSGLVYDWQKNDTLQLPSNTEQSFKRWSSSEDIGYTTYVYQLTVSNVQLSNEGSYCCLAINECGVTRSCAWLEVKTLPHIIKQPLSISIKISNNSKCVLECLATGISPIQYKWEKYQSSTNSWIRPSHRAVDITSPKLIFSVITEEDEGVYHCVTTNHDGSVVSNSATITVYGPPIINFITSKSVAFEGNKATLICNATNDVDATTSMRIDWYNSEGAKVESEDKHILVYNVTDPVTGQIQLVLLFDPVNHTDSGEYTCHAINDNDCYTEAKSNLTVEYAPIITITPWSPYTASVGKQVTIICKAEGLPTPTVQWYKNDKAVKKVANIPFQALDVPTTTPHATVYTCVSTNNAGGVIRTTKANISVAIQAMCPPLQNPVNGHVNLQGGGQFAVYSCNSGYSPNGPFILWCSGGRWNPSPPACV is encoded by the exons ATGGCATGTGTACCAAACAACAATGGTTTTACCTATAAGTGGGAGAAGAAAAATGATGATCTCCTTGCAAGAGTAAAAGAAATAACTTCTCCAGACTTGGTCCTTAGTAATCTTCAACCCAAGGACTCAGGTGAATATCGATGCATAGTGAGCAATTCAACTGGGAAAATTGTGTCCAAATACAAGCAAGTAAAAGTAACAG TGTCTCCACCTGATGTTATATTACATCCAAGTTCTGTAACAGTTAGTGCCACCGGTAAAGCTGTGTTTCAATGTGTAGTCAAGGGATATGGAAATATAATGGTTGAGTGGAGGAAATTAGATTCTCGTCTACCAATAACAGCTACAATTAACAATATCAAATCACTAAACACAGTAACAAGTACACTGGAGATCAAGGAAAGTATTGGGTATTACAAGGGAAGCTACTACTGTTCTGCAAGCAATGGTGCTGGAGTTGTAAATTCAACAGTAGCATTTTTAAATGTATCAG TGCGGTGTGCAGAAATTATCAGACCACCTGTATTCAATGAAGTATTGCCTGGAGGAACTGCTACATTTCCTTGTTTAGCTTGGAGCTATAGTGGACTAGTATATGATTGGCAAAAAAATGACACTTTGCAGTTGCCTTCAAATACAGAACAGTCATTTAAAAGATGGTCATCTTCTGAAGATATTGGTTACACTACATACGTGTATCAGTTAACAGTGTCTAATGTACAGCTATCAAATGAAGGATCCTACTGCTGTTTAGCTATTAATGAATGTGGAGTCACTAGAAGTTGTGCATGGCTTGAAGTAAAGA CTCTTCCACATATAATCAAGCAACCATTATCTATTTCCATCAAAATTAGCAACAACAGCAAATGTGTACTAGAATGTCTAGCTACTGGAATCAGTCCTATTCAATACAAATGGGAGAAGTACCAGTCATCTACTAATAGTTGGATAAGACCATCTCACAGAGCTGTGGATATTACATCACCTAAACTGATATTTAGTGTGATCACAGAAGAAGATGAAGGTGTCTATCATTGTGTTACTACCAATCATGATGGCAGTGTAGTGTCCAATAGTGCTACCATTACTGTGTATG GCCCTCCTATCATCAACTTCATCACCAGTAAGTCAGTTGCTTTTGAAGGAAACAAGGCTACCCTGATTTGTAATGCAACCAATGATGTTGATGCCACTACTTCTATGCGTATTGATTGGTATAATTCTGAAGGTGCAAAAGTTGAATCAGAAGACAAACATATACTAGTCTACAATGTAACTGATCCAGTTACTGGTCAGATACAATTAGTGTTATTGTTTGATCCAGTTAACCACACTGATAGTGGAGAATACACATGTCATGCCATCAATGATAATGATTGCTACACTGAGGCTAAGAGTAACCTTACTGTTGAAT ATGCACCAATAATCACCATTACTCCATGGTCTCCATATACAGCCAGTGTTGGGAAGCAGGTGACAATCATATGCAAGGCTGAAGGACTACCCACCCCTACTGTACAGTGGTATAAAAATGATAAAGCTGTTAAAAAAGTTGCAAACATTCCATTTCAAGCATTAGATGTTCCAACCACTACACCACATGCTACAGTATACACTTGTGTATCCACAAACAATGCTGGTGGTGTGATACGCACTACCAAGGCAAATATTTCTGTTGCCATCCAAG CAATGTGCCCTCCATTGCAAAACCCGGTCAATGGTCATGTAAACCTTCAAGGTGGTGGACAGTTTGCTGTTTACTCCTGCAATTCTGGTTATAGTCCAAATGGTCCATTCATTTTGTGGTGTAGTGGAGGAAGGTGGAATCCTTCTCCACCAGCTTGTGTTTAA
- the LOC136255042 gene encoding uncharacterized protein translates to MVAVLKSALIAQVVVIFLCFNFCSGQSSDVTHFYLGYFANYGTVKLSVTLTVSESQPVFYSIEIPGLGYSKKGIIAANDNNVVINLPSNVVVSSINDQNKGVYIMTNSSTMTVFGQNDDSGTSDTFLVLPASYLQCSEECVYYGISVARSVTERDSDRHQSSILIVGIENSTVMNLTVTQSVKVRVSDTTYDLTPGTQYTFVINWLQTILIRSLEDLTGTKIATDKSVSVFSGHQCAIMKQGDGLCDHIVEQIPPTTLWGKVFFITPLATRKSFTIKVLATNTSNIVDIYCNNSKTSYSLNAGGVVLRKYIHQEYCSIHSNNKIFVAQFSHGRDDDSTNGDVMMTMIPAVSHYTNQFSTSTIQNPQRSGYNHYVNIIVLAQYYQPDMIYLISGGVNRSLYTQEWVPVKVNNVIEAYATKVTISEGVFEVIHTNTSALMTTIVYGFATEVGYGHPGGLILCKVLHHQTNKMHIRH, encoded by the exons GCAGTGATGTTACTCATTTCTATTTGGGATATTTTGCCAACTATGGTACTGTCAAATTATCAGTTACATTAACAGTGAGTGAATCACAGCCAGTGTTCTATTCAATTGAGATACCAGGATTGGGATATTCCAAAAAAGGGATTATTGCAGCCAATGATAATAATGTTGTGATAAATCTTCCTAGCAATGTTGTGGTGTCATCAATTAATGATCAGAACAAAGGAGTGTACATCATGACTAACAGCAGCACAATGACAGTGTTTGGTCAGAATGATGATTCTGGTACTAGTGATACATTTCTTGTATTACCAGCATCATATCTACAATGCTCAGAAGAGTGTGTGTATTATGGGATATCGGTAGCCAGAAGTGTTACAGAACGGGACAGTGATCGACATCAAAGTTCAATACTGATAGTTGGTATAGAAAATAGCACAGTGATGAATTTAACAGTCACACAATCTGTAAAGGTTCGTGTAAGTGATACCACTTATGACCTCACTCCTGGTACTCAGTACACATTTGTAATCAACTGGTTACAAACAATCCTTATCAGATCACTGGAAGACTTGACCGGAACTAAAATTGCTACAGATAAATCAGTTtctgtgtttagtggtcatCAGTGTGCGATCATGAAACAAGGAGATGGACTATGTGATCATATAGTAGAACAGATCCCACCTACCACATTGTGGGGCAAAGTGTTTTTTATTACACCATTGGCCACAAGGAAATCATTCACTATCAAAGTTTTGGCAACCAATACTTCTAATATAGTTGACATATACTGTAATAACTCCAAGACATCTTACTCGCTCAATGCAGGAGGTGTTGTATTAAGGAAATACATTCATCAAGAGTACTGTTCTATTCACTCaaacaataaaatttttgttgcaCAATTTAGTCATGGTCGAGATGATGATAGTACCAATGGTGATGTAATGATGACAATGATACCAGCTGTATCTCACTACACTAACCAGTTTAGTACTTCCACTATTCAAAATCCTCAACGATCAGGGTACAATCACTATGTTAACATCATAGTACTGGCACAATATTATCAACCTGACATGATCTACTTGATATCAGGAGGAGTGAACAGGTCACTATACACACAGGAATGGGTACCAGTTAAAGTTAATAATGTCATTGAAGCATATGCTACAAAAGTGACTATATCAGAAGGTGTGTTTGAGGTCATCCATACTAATACATCAGCTCTGATGACAACAATAGTGTACGGGTTTGCTACTGAAGTAGGATATGGTCATCCTGGTGGACTAATTCTATGTAAAG TTCTACATCACCAGACAAACAAGATGCACATCCGCCATTAA